In Candidatus Methylomirabilota bacterium, one DNA window encodes the following:
- the glgB gene encoding 1,4-alpha-glucan branching protein GlgB, translated as MQSRSQSAGPSGAEIEAVVRGEHDDPFGLLGPHLVQTEAGPAVAVRAFLPAARAVKVLPRDGAVAPQPMERLHPDGFFETLFPGVGTLFAYRLEVADHQGGVAAVEDPYRFLPVLSDFDLYLLGEGTHYKAYEKLGAHPRVVDGVRGVAFAVWAPNARRVSVVGDFNQWDGRRHPMRLHPGNGIWEIFVPGLGEGERYKFEILARGGGLLALKSDPYAFTFEAETPRTASVVASLEGYRWGDGAWMAERERRNALDSPMATYEVHLGSWMRVPEEGNRFLTYRELAQKLGAYVRELGFTHVELLPVMEHPFYGSWGYQVLGYFAPTRRYGSPHDFMAFVDQLHQQGIGVILDWVPAHFPRDPHGPVYFDGTHLYEHADPRLGEHPDWGTLVFNYGRNEVANFLLGNALFWLDRYHIDGLRVDAVASMLYLDYSRKPGEWIPNRFGGNENLEAIAFLKRFNEVVYQGPGRITVAEESTSWPMVSRPTYVGGLGFGFKWNMGWMHDLLDYMSRDPVHRKYHHNQLTFGLLYAWHENFILPLSHDEVVHGKGSLYQKMPGDDWQKFANLRAFYAFMYGYPGKKLLFMGCEFGQTREWNHDASLDWHLLGMGPYHRGLKTFIGDLNRLYAAEPALHQVDFHPSGFQWVDCSDWEQGVVSFVRRAKDPADFVLVVSNFTPVPRHAYRVGAPVPGYYRELLNTDAAAYGGGNLGNAGGVWAEPTPWQGQPWSLTLTLPPLATLVLQPARG; from the coding sequence GTGCAGTCCAGAAGCCAGTCCGCAGGTCCGTCCGGTGCCGAGATCGAGGCGGTCGTCCGGGGCGAGCACGACGACCCCTTCGGCCTCCTGGGGCCCCACCTCGTCCAGACCGAGGCGGGGCCGGCGGTGGCCGTGCGGGCCTTCCTGCCGGCCGCCCGCGCGGTGAAGGTCCTCCCCCGCGACGGTGCCGTCGCCCCCCAGCCGATGGAGCGACTCCATCCCGACGGGTTCTTCGAAACCCTCTTTCCCGGGGTGGGCACGCTCTTCGCGTACCGGCTCGAGGTCGCCGATCACCAGGGAGGCGTGGCGGCGGTCGAGGACCCGTATCGGTTCTTGCCCGTCCTCTCCGACTTCGACCTCTATTTGCTCGGCGAAGGGACGCACTACAAGGCGTACGAGAAGCTGGGAGCGCACCCCCGCGTCGTCGACGGCGTCCGGGGCGTCGCCTTCGCCGTCTGGGCCCCCAACGCGCGGCGGGTCAGCGTGGTCGGCGACTTCAACCAGTGGGACGGCCGCCGCCACCCCATGCGGCTCCACCCGGGCAACGGCATCTGGGAGATCTTCGTCCCCGGCCTCGGTGAAGGAGAGCGCTACAAGTTCGAGATCCTCGCCCGCGGAGGCGGCCTCCTCGCCCTGAAGTCCGACCCGTACGCCTTCACGTTCGAGGCGGAGACCCCCCGCACCGCCTCCGTCGTCGCCTCGCTGGAGGGCTATCGCTGGGGCGACGGCGCCTGGATGGCCGAGCGCGAGCGGCGGAACGCGCTGGACAGCCCCATGGCGACCTACGAGGTGCACCTGGGCTCCTGGATGCGCGTCCCCGAGGAGGGGAACCGGTTTCTCACCTATCGCGAGCTGGCCCAGAAGCTGGGGGCCTACGTCCGGGAGCTGGGCTTCACCCACGTGGAGCTCCTGCCGGTCATGGAACATCCGTTCTACGGCTCCTGGGGCTATCAGGTCCTGGGATACTTCGCGCCGACCCGTCGCTACGGCAGTCCCCACGACTTCATGGCCTTCGTCGATCAGCTCCACCAGCAGGGCATCGGCGTCATCCTCGACTGGGTCCCGGCCCACTTCCCCCGGGATCCCCACGGCCCCGTCTACTTCGACGGCACCCACCTCTACGAGCACGCCGACCCGCGGCTGGGCGAGCACCCGGACTGGGGGACCCTCGTCTTCAACTACGGGCGGAACGAGGTCGCCAACTTTCTCCTCGGGAACGCACTGTTCTGGCTCGACCGCTACCACATCGATGGGCTCCGGGTCGACGCGGTCGCCTCGATGCTCTACCTCGACTACTCGCGAAAGCCCGGTGAGTGGATCCCGAACCGCTTCGGCGGGAACGAGAACCTCGAGGCAATCGCCTTCCTCAAGCGCTTCAACGAGGTCGTCTATCAGGGCCCCGGCCGGATCACCGTGGCCGAAGAGTCGACCTCCTGGCCCATGGTCTCCCGCCCCACCTACGTGGGCGGCCTGGGCTTCGGCTTCAAGTGGAACATGGGATGGATGCACGATCTCCTGGACTACATGAGCCGGGACCCCGTCCACCGCAAGTACCACCACAACCAGTTGACCTTCGGGCTGCTCTACGCCTGGCACGAGAACTTCATCCTGCCCCTCTCGCACGACGAGGTGGTCCACGGCAAGGGATCGCTCTATCAGAAGATGCCGGGCGACGACTGGCAGAAGTTCGCCAACCTGCGGGCCTTCTACGCCTTCATGTACGGATACCCCGGCAAGAAGCTCCTCTTCATGGGGTGCGAGTTCGGCCAGACGCGCGAGTGGAACCACGATGCGAGCCTCGACTGGCACCTGCTGGGGATGGGTCCCTATCATCGCGGGCTGAAGACGTTCATCGGGGACCTGAACCGGCTGTACGCGGCCGAACCGGCTCTCCACCAGGTCGACTTCCATCCCTCCGGCTTCCAGTGGGTCGACTGCAGCGACTGGGAGCAGGGGGTCGTGTCCTTCGTCCGCCGGGCCAAGGATCCCGCCGACTTCGTCCTCGTGGTGTCGAACTTCACGCCGGTTCCCCGCCATGCCTATCGCGTGGGCGCGCCGGTCCCGGGATATTACCGGGAGCTGCTCAACACCGACGCCGCGGCCTACGGAGGCGGCAACCTGGGGAACGCCGGCGGGGTGTGGGCCGAGCCGACCCCCTGGCAAGGGCAGCCCTGGTCGCTGACCCTCACCCTGCCGCCCCTCGCCACCCTCGTCCTGCAGCCCGCCCGCGGCTAA
- a CDS encoding cytochrome P460 family protein, whose translation MRLARFLERDRAGGERRCSRAGALVATGLVLAAALAVAGPEKVSFPSGYSSHRPYLTVDRPFNDTVRAMYASPEAAESARVRRPLPSGTVLTMEVYKAKRDDQGKPLKDASGRFVRGDLVTIMVMEKRAGWGAEYPAEIRNGEWEYAQFAPDGTRHQPADSKPCLSCHLRMSRQDFVFSLPQLAAAPK comes from the coding sequence ATGCGCCTGGCTCGGTTCCTCGAACGAGACCGTGCGGGTGGCGAGCGCCGGTGCTCACGGGCGGGAGCCCTGGTCGCCACCGGCCTCGTGCTGGCCGCCGCCCTCGCCGTGGCGGGGCCCGAGAAGGTCAGCTTTCCCTCCGGGTACAGTTCGCACCGGCCCTATTTGACGGTGGATCGCCCGTTCAACGACACGGTCCGCGCGATGTACGCCTCCCCGGAGGCGGCCGAGTCGGCGCGCGTGCGCCGGCCGCTGCCGAGCGGCACCGTCCTCACCATGGAGGTCTACAAGGCGAAGCGCGATGACCAGGGCAAGCCGCTCAAGGATGCCAGCGGCCGCTTCGTCCGGGGCGACCTGGTCACCATCATGGTCATGGAGAAGCGCGCCGGCTGGGGAGCCGAGTATCCGGCAGAGATCCGGAACGGCGAATGGGAGTATGCGCAGTTCGCGCCGGACGGCACCCGCCACCAGCCGGCCGACTCGAAGCCGTGTCTCTCGTGCCACCTGCGGATGAGCCGGCAGGACTTCGTCTTCTCGCTGCCGCAGCTCGCGGCGGCGCCGAAATGA
- a CDS encoding response regulator, which translates to MTEPRRRFWRDFSVQAKMLIIILPLVGLPVLILAAVGFVASSGEAAKASTRYLTQREADLRTLAENPAIPNYANNRAYGLAEEAEVARRELEASLKRFADRSNSVELVYPEVRYVDQNGEEIAKVLEGQIRSDRGQVADAPFFAAAKRLGPGQAYLSPVGPRMTYAMPVYQVSEGRPPTFLGAVVLDFVYPIQDFQRTTAVIGRTFLIITALSLGIALFLTINRVRRLTDPIRRLAEAANLIAAGRRSVAVPIDSRDEIGRLASSFNEMAASLEQNETALKRKAEETRTLYEIGQEISAQVALEPTLRLIVERARGLLQAEGCTLALRREGSDTFAIEAFSGTITEGLVEVPFKAGEGVRGRAVMTARPILVKDYVREHLDSPFLEPVREAGTRSMIAVPLRARGVVIGVLNVSSRAPDQFREDDQQLLSALADQAAIAIENARLYEQVRRHAEELEAKVEARTRELQEVNRRLEAASQHKSEFLANMSHELRTPLNAIIGFTRLVMRRSRDVLPVKQSENLEKILISAEHLLGLINDILDLSKIEAGRMEVRPTSFELGALVDECLRTVEPMVRGERLQLAKAFDADLPPLFTDADKLKQILINLLSNAIKFTEAGTVTVSAHRRDGTLMLAVADTGIGIPADALELIFEEFRQVDSSTTRKYGGTGLGLSISRHFARLLGGDITVESAVGTGSSFTVSIPIRYDAAASSQIGEPAPSPATRPGERETGKVVLAIDDDPDVIYLLRENLTDAGYRVVGASSGDEGLRKARELRPFAITLDIMMPHRDGWEVLHELKADPVTKEIPIIVISIVDNKDLGYRLGAFDYLLKPFDREAVVAALTRLSPPQGRVLVVDDDPQVVDLVRQLLEDEPYEVTAAADGEEALEAVARQRPDVILLDLLMPRLDGFAVIEHLQQDPETRLIPVIVLTAKTLSAAERALLDQSVPKVIHKMGLRRDTFIQDLRDALHAYRDGAPGA; encoded by the coding sequence GTGACCGAGCCGCGGCGGCGGTTCTGGCGCGATTTCAGCGTCCAGGCCAAGATGCTGATCATCATCCTGCCGCTGGTCGGCCTCCCGGTGCTGATCCTGGCGGCGGTGGGGTTCGTCGCCTCCAGCGGCGAGGCGGCCAAGGCCAGCACCCGCTACCTCACCCAGCGCGAGGCCGACCTCCGGACCCTGGCCGAGAACCCCGCCATCCCCAACTACGCCAACAACCGCGCCTACGGCCTGGCCGAAGAGGCCGAAGTCGCCCGGCGCGAGCTGGAAGCCTCCCTGAAGCGCTTCGCCGACCGCAGCAACAGCGTCGAGCTGGTCTATCCCGAGGTGCGCTACGTCGACCAGAACGGCGAAGAGATCGCCAAGGTGCTGGAGGGACAGATCCGGAGCGACCGCGGCCAGGTCGCCGACGCGCCCTTCTTCGCCGCGGCCAAGCGTCTGGGCCCCGGTCAAGCCTATCTCTCGCCGGTCGGTCCCCGCATGACGTACGCCATGCCGGTCTACCAGGTGAGCGAGGGGCGTCCCCCCACTTTCCTGGGAGCGGTGGTCCTGGACTTCGTCTACCCGATTCAGGACTTCCAGCGTACCACCGCGGTCATCGGCCGGACCTTCCTGATCATCACCGCCCTCAGCCTGGGCATCGCGCTGTTCCTCACGATCAACCGCGTGCGCCGGCTGACCGACCCCATCCGTCGGCTGGCCGAGGCGGCCAACCTGATCGCCGCCGGTCGGCGCTCCGTCGCCGTCCCGATCGACTCCCGGGACGAGATCGGACGCCTGGCATCCTCCTTCAACGAGATGGCCGCCAGCCTGGAACAGAACGAGACAGCCCTCAAACGGAAGGCCGAGGAGACCCGGACCCTCTACGAGATCGGCCAGGAGATCAGCGCCCAGGTGGCGCTCGAGCCCACTCTCCGGCTGATCGTCGAGCGCGCCCGTGGGCTCTTGCAGGCGGAAGGTTGCACGCTGGCCCTTCGCCGGGAGGGGAGCGACACCTTCGCCATCGAGGCGTTCAGCGGCACCATCACCGAGGGACTGGTCGAGGTGCCGTTCAAGGCGGGGGAGGGCGTGCGAGGGCGCGCGGTGATGACCGCCAGGCCCATCCTGGTCAAAGACTACGTCCGAGAGCACCTCGACAGCCCGTTCCTCGAGCCCGTCCGAGAGGCTGGAACGCGGTCCATGATCGCGGTGCCGCTGAGGGCGCGGGGCGTGGTGATCGGGGTGCTGAACGTCAGCAGCCGGGCTCCCGATCAGTTCCGGGAGGACGACCAGCAGCTCCTGAGCGCGCTGGCCGACCAGGCCGCCATCGCCATCGAGAACGCCCGGCTCTACGAGCAGGTGCGGCGGCACGCCGAGGAGCTCGAGGCCAAGGTCGAAGCGCGGACCCGCGAGCTCCAGGAGGTGAACCGCCGCCTGGAGGCCGCGTCTCAGCACAAGTCGGAGTTCCTGGCCAACATGTCCCACGAGCTCCGCACGCCGCTCAACGCCATCATCGGGTTCACTCGCCTGGTGATGCGGCGCTCCCGGGACGTGCTGCCGGTCAAGCAGTCGGAGAACCTCGAGAAGATCCTCATCAGCGCCGAGCACCTCCTGGGGCTCATCAACGACATCCTCGACCTGTCCAAGATCGAGGCCGGACGGATGGAGGTGCGGCCCACCAGCTTCGAGCTGGGGGCGCTCGTCGACGAGTGTCTCCGCACCGTCGAGCCGATGGTCAGGGGCGAGCGGCTCCAGCTCGCCAAGGCCTTCGACGCCGATCTGCCCCCGCTCTTCACCGACGCCGACAAGCTGAAACAGATCCTCATCAACCTGCTCAGCAACGCGATCAAGTTCACCGAAGCGGGGACGGTCACCGTCAGCGCCCACCGGCGGGACGGCACCCTCATGCTGGCCGTCGCCGACACCGGCATCGGGATCCCGGCCGATGCCCTGGAGCTGATCTTCGAGGAGTTCCGGCAGGTCGACAGCAGCACGACCCGGAAATACGGAGGGACGGGCCTGGGGCTCTCGATCAGCCGCCACTTCGCCCGGCTGCTCGGCGGGGACATCACGGTCGAGAGCGCGGTGGGAACGGGCTCGTCCTTCACCGTCAGCATTCCCATCCGCTACGATGCGGCAGCGTCCAGCCAGATCGGGGAGCCGGCGCCGTCCCCGGCGACGCGGCCCGGCGAGCGCGAGACCGGCAAGGTCGTCCTGGCCATCGACGACGACCCGGACGTCATCTACCTCCTGCGGGAGAACCTCACCGACGCGGGATACCGTGTGGTGGGGGCGTCGAGCGGCGACGAAGGCCTCCGGAAAGCCCGCGAGCTCCGGCCGTTCGCCATCACGCTCGACATCATGATGCCTCACCGGGACGGGTGGGAGGTGCTGCACGAGCTCAAGGCGGACCCGGTGACGAAGGAGATCCCCATCATCGTGATCTCCATCGTGGACAACAAGGACCTGGGCTATCGGCTCGGGGCCTTCGACTATCTCCTCAAGCCGTTCGACCGGGAGGCGGTGGTGGCCGCCCTGACCCGGCTCTCGCCGCCCCAGGGTCGCGTCCTCGTCGTGGACGACGATCCGCAGGTGGTGGATCTGGTGCGCCAGCTCCTGGAAGACGAGCCCTACGAGGTCACGGCCGCCGCCGACGGCGAAGAAGCCCTGGAGGCGGTGGCCCGCCAGCGGCCCGACGTGATCCTGCTGGATCTCCTCATGCCCCGCCTCGACGGCTTCGCCGTCATCGAGCACCTCCAGCAGGATCCGGAGACGCGGCTGATTCCGGTGATCGTCCTCACCGCCAAGACGCTCAGCGCCGCCGAGCGCGCCCTGCTGGACCAGAGCGTCCCCAAGGTGATCC